Within Oleidesulfovibrio alaskensis DSM 16109, the genomic segment GCACCATGCAGCTGTTTGAAGACGGTACACTGAAAGGCGGCATGCTGCCCAAGGTCAAGTGCTGTCTGGAAGCTCTTGAGGACGGGGTTGAAAAGGCCATGATCATTGACGGACGCATCGAAAACTGCGTGCTGCTTGAGCTCTTTACCGATCACGGCATCGGTACGGAGATCACCAGGGCCTGTTCCTGATTACAACCGGCAGGCGGAACCGCCGGGTTCCGCCTGCCGGACAACATGCATGCCGGACAATCTCTTGCTAGCGGCGCAACAGCATCACAGCATCGTCGCCGTCACGCTCCGACACAAGGACATTGACCTGCTCGTCCCTGCCTGTTGTGAGTGACTTGCCCACATAATCAGCATGTATAGGCAGCTCTCTATGCCCTCTGTCCACCAGAACCAGCAGCTCGACCCTCTCCGGCCGACCGTAATCAAGAATAGCTTCAAGTGCGGAACGGATGGTTCTGCCTGTATAGAGCACATCGTCCACCAGCACTATCCGGGCGTCATCCACGGCAAAAGGCAGCTCCGTGCGGTTGATCATGGGCTGGGTGTCAAGACTGGTCCAGTCATCCCGGTAAAGATTGATATCCAGACTGCCCAGAGCAACCTCTCTGCCCAGCCGGGCGGACAAAAGACCACGCAGTCTGCCCGCTATGTCCACCCCGCGGCGCTGGATGCCCACCAGAGCAAGATTGTCCGCGTCTCCGTGGCGTTCAAGTACCTCACAGGCCAGCCGCTCAAGCGTTCTGGCTATGTCCTGTGCCGAAAGAATGCACTTTTTCTGCATAAAAAACCCTTTCCGGTCTTGCGTTAGCTTTTTGCGTCCCCATATGTATAGCGTTATGCGGGGCAAGGCAAATGGACAGCCACAAACCGCATTTGACTTTTCCTGTTAAATTCTGTATATTTATCAGGTCGATACATAAAACGAAACACATTGGAAAAATCTATGATACCATTGGTTTTTCCATGGAGGATTCACAATGATCACACTGCAGGAAAGCGCCGGCAAAGAGCTGGACGCCTATTTCACCGACAAAGAAAAATCTCCCATCCGCATTTACCTCGCCCCCGGCGGCTGCAGCGGTCCCCGTCTGGCGCTGGCGCTGGATGAACCCGGTGAAGCCGACACGACGGAAGACGCAGGTGGATATACCTTTATCATGAACACCGGACTGTTTGAGCAGGTAGGTAACGTAACCATCGACCTGACATGCAGCGGGTTCACCCTGACTCCCGAAATTCCCCTGCCGGGCGGCGGCGGGTGCAGCGGCTGCGGTAGTTCCAGCAGTTGCTGCAGCTAATATAGCGCGCACACCAACGGCCCTTCGGGGCCGTTTTTTTTATTGCGGCTTCCCATGCCAACCTTCCACGGAAACGGGCAATTTTCAACCATGCTAGAGTTTTCATCTATGGGTTTTGCCGTTTGCATTGACAAAGCTTGCTGCGGCCCTTACTTGTTGCCCATACCAGAACCGTGGAGGAACGGAATGTTCGAACTTACCGATACCGCTCACAAGGAGCTGGAATCCTACTTTGCGGACAAGGAGCG encodes:
- the pyrR gene encoding bifunctional pyr operon transcriptional regulator/uracil phosphoribosyltransferase PyrR; the protein is MQKKCILSAQDIARTLERLACEVLERHGDADNLALVGIQRRGVDIAGRLRGLLSARLGREVALGSLDINLYRDDWTSLDTQPMINRTELPFAVDDARIVLVDDVLYTGRTIRSALEAILDYGRPERVELLVLVDRGHRELPIHADYVGKSLTTGRDEQVNVLVSERDGDDAVMLLRR
- a CDS encoding IscA/HesB family protein: MITLQESAGKELDAYFTDKEKSPIRIYLAPGGCSGPRLALALDEPGEADTTEDAGGYTFIMNTGLFEQVGNVTIDLTCSGFTLTPEIPLPGGGGCSGCGSSSSCCS